One region of Xylanimonas ulmi genomic DNA includes:
- a CDS encoding ATP-binding protein, giving the protein MSSPTAPAGVRPRLPLRRPEAGRWVAGVCAGLAAHLGVPVVVVRVAIALLTPVGGAGLAVYIFWWVTIPAGDPRAAADAAADAAAPAALRRIAPRLRLSGPVARMQRRDIVVGLVLLTVAALLVSARAGWQWRQSWVVPALLALGGLALAWSQVDAAQRGASVDGARGWPAIVRPAGGLVLVVAGALLLVGQDTPGWAVLQSATAALVVLVGFALVAAPWWLRLVRELGDERAARAREAERADIAAHLHDSVLQTLALIRSRADDADSVARMARAQERELREWLYDDRQAPGTSLAAELRTLVAQVEDGTVGKPVDGAAPAGRPVAVDVVVVGDCPPTDATTALLQATREALVNAVAHGKPPVTVYLEVTEREASVFVRDRGDGFTMDDVAPDRFGVRESILGRVRRRGGTAEVTSRAGWGTEVRLRMPRAAVAAGAANGTAPNGTTPTQSAPQAAADEGAHP; this is encoded by the coding sequence GTGAGCTCGCCCACCGCCCCTGCCGGCGTCCGTCCGCGCCTGCCGCTGCGCCGCCCCGAGGCGGGCCGGTGGGTGGCCGGGGTGTGCGCGGGGCTCGCGGCCCACCTGGGCGTGCCCGTCGTCGTCGTGCGCGTCGCGATCGCGTTGCTGACCCCCGTGGGCGGCGCGGGGCTCGCCGTGTACATCTTCTGGTGGGTCACCATCCCCGCGGGCGACCCGCGCGCCGCCGCCGACGCCGCCGCCGACGCCGCCGCGCCCGCGGCGCTGCGCCGTATCGCGCCACGGCTGCGGCTGTCCGGGCCGGTCGCGCGCATGCAGCGGCGCGACATCGTCGTCGGCCTCGTGCTGCTGACGGTCGCCGCCCTGCTGGTCTCGGCGCGCGCGGGCTGGCAGTGGCGGCAGTCGTGGGTGGTCCCGGCCCTGCTCGCGCTGGGCGGCCTCGCGCTCGCCTGGAGCCAGGTCGACGCCGCCCAGCGCGGCGCGTCGGTCGACGGCGCGCGGGGCTGGCCGGCGATCGTGCGCCCCGCGGGCGGGCTGGTCCTGGTCGTGGCGGGCGCGCTGCTGCTGGTGGGGCAGGACACCCCCGGCTGGGCCGTGCTGCAGTCCGCGACCGCGGCCCTGGTGGTGCTGGTCGGCTTCGCGCTCGTGGCGGCCCCGTGGTGGCTGCGGCTGGTGCGCGAGCTCGGCGACGAGCGGGCGGCGCGCGCCCGCGAGGCCGAGCGCGCCGACATCGCCGCGCACCTGCACGACTCCGTGCTCCAGACGCTCGCGCTCATCCGCTCGCGCGCCGACGACGCCGACTCCGTGGCCCGCATGGCGCGCGCCCAGGAGCGCGAGCTGCGCGAATGGCTCTACGACGACCGCCAGGCGCCCGGCACGTCGCTCGCCGCCGAACTGCGCACGCTGGTCGCGCAGGTCGAGGACGGCACCGTCGGCAAACCGGTCGACGGCGCCGCCCCGGCGGGCAGGCCCGTCGCGGTCGACGTCGTCGTCGTCGGGGACTGCCCGCCCACCGACGCCACCACCGCGCTGCTGCAGGCCACGCGCGAGGCGCTGGTCAACGCCGTCGCGCACGGCAAACCGCCGGTGACGGTCTACCTGGAGGTGACCGAGCGCGAGGCGTCGGTGTTCGTGCGCGACCGCGGGGACGGGTTCACCATGGACGACGTGGCGCCCGACCGGTTCGGCGTGCGCGAGTCGATCCTCGGCCGCGTGCGGCGCCGCGGTGGGACGGCCGAGGTCACCAGCCGTGCGGGCTGGGGCACCGAGGTCCGTCTGAGGATGCCGCGGGCCGCGGTGGCCGCAGGAGCGGCGAACGGGACCGCGCCGAACGGGACCACACCGACCCAGAGCGCGCCCCAGGCCGCCGCCGACGAAGGAGCCCATCCGTGA
- a CDS encoding LuxR C-terminal-related transcriptional regulator, with product MFRTGVRASLDERVTVVGEAADVDEAVAVIHAQRPPVVLLDVHLPGGTGGGGAEVVRLCADLVGAQVTRFLALSVSDAAEDVVAVIRAGARGYVTKNISAHELSGAVVQVAGGDAVFSPRLAGFVLDAFGTAAGEVSVADDELDRLSRREQEVMRLIARGYSYREVASELFISIKTVETHVSAVLRKLQLSSRYELTRWAAARHIL from the coding sequence ATGTTCCGCACCGGCGTGCGCGCCTCGCTCGACGAGCGGGTCACCGTCGTGGGGGAGGCCGCCGACGTCGACGAGGCGGTCGCCGTGATCCACGCCCAGCGCCCGCCCGTGGTGCTGCTCGACGTACACCTGCCGGGCGGCACGGGCGGGGGCGGCGCCGAGGTCGTGCGCCTGTGCGCCGACCTGGTCGGCGCCCAGGTCACGCGGTTCCTCGCGCTGTCGGTGTCCGACGCCGCCGAGGACGTGGTGGCCGTCATCCGCGCGGGCGCCCGCGGGTACGTCACCAAGAACATCTCGGCCCACGAGCTGTCCGGGGCCGTGGTGCAGGTCGCGGGCGGCGACGCCGTCTTCTCCCCGCGCCTGGCCGGGTTCGTGCTCGACGCGTTCGGCACGGCCGCGGGCGAGGTCTCGGTCGCCGACGACGAGCTCGACCGCCTCTCGCGCCGCGAGCAGGAGGTCATGCGGCTCATCGCGCGCGGCTACTCCTACCGGGAGGTGGCCAGCGAGCTGTTCATCTCGATCAAGACGGTCGAGACGCACGTGTCGGCCGTGCTGCGCAAGCTGCAGCTCTCCAGTCGTTACGAGCTCACGCGCTGGGCGGCCGCGCGCCACATCCTCTGA
- the cobA gene encoding uroporphyrinogen-III C-methyltransferase, with protein sequence MSAGAPTGAGPVEARAPRRGRVWLVGGGPGDPDLITVKGLRLLRGADVIVVDRLAPRALLDDLPRVLAGQTLVVDVGKHPGHHPVRQSQIDALIVEHALAGRDVVRLKGGDPYVLGRGGEEVAACVAAGVPVEVVPGVTSAVAVPSAAGIPLTHRGVARGFTVLSGHDDVSALLGGTPGGPGHTLVLLMAVAGLAHTAWALVAGGRPIDTPAAIVEDGFGPRQRTTLATLGTLAQAAAEAGVRNPAVVVVGDVVTLAPDWVGEVAGGQRMWRAAAQRVSS encoded by the coding sequence GTGAGCGCAGGCGCGCCGACCGGGGCCGGGCCCGTCGAGGCCCGCGCGCCCAGGCGCGGCCGGGTCTGGCTCGTGGGCGGCGGTCCCGGCGACCCCGACCTCATCACGGTCAAGGGCCTGCGCCTGCTGCGGGGCGCCGATGTGATCGTCGTCGACCGCCTCGCGCCGCGCGCGCTGCTCGACGACCTGCCCCGGGTCCTGGCGGGGCAGACGCTGGTGGTCGACGTCGGCAAGCACCCCGGCCACCATCCGGTGCGGCAGTCGCAGATCGACGCGCTGATCGTCGAGCACGCGCTCGCCGGGCGCGACGTCGTGCGGCTCAAGGGCGGCGACCCCTACGTGCTGGGCCGCGGCGGCGAGGAGGTCGCCGCGTGCGTCGCGGCGGGCGTGCCGGTCGAGGTGGTGCCGGGGGTGACCAGCGCGGTCGCGGTGCCGTCGGCGGCGGGCATCCCGTTGACGCACCGCGGCGTCGCGCGCGGCTTCACCGTGCTGTCGGGGCACGACGACGTCAGCGCCCTGCTGGGCGGGACGCCCGGCGGGCCTGGGCACACGCTCGTGCTGCTCATGGCCGTGGCCGGGCTCGCGCACACGGCGTGGGCGCTGGTCGCGGGCGGCCGGCCGATCGACACGCCCGCGGCGATCGTCGAGGACGGGTTCGGGCCACGCCAGCGCACCACGCTCGCGACGCTCGGCACGCTGGCCCAAGCGGCGGCCGAGGCCGGGGTGCGCAACCCCGCCGTCGTCGTCGTGGGCGACGTCGTGACGCTCGCGCCCGACTGGGTCGGCGAGGTCGCCGGCGGTCAGAGGATGTGGCGCGCGGCCGCCCAGCGCGTGAGCTCGTAA
- a CDS encoding nitrite/sulfite reductase, protein MSATAHTPSPRAAVRPPRAGRSNGQWKVDGPEPLNANEVFKAESDPLAVRERIERVYAREGFDSIPSDDLRGRLRWWGLYTQRKPGIDGGRTATLEPHELEDRYFMLRVRIDGGALTTRQLRTIAGVSEDFARGTADLTDRQNIQLHWVRVEDVPEIWRRLEAVGLSTTEACGDVPRVILGSPVAGVARDELIDPTPVIEEIQSRFVGDPSLANLPRKFKSAITGHPSLDVVHEINDIAFVAVRHPDLGVGYDLWVGGALSTAPRLGERLGAFVAPERAADVWHGVVRIFRDYGYRRLRNKARLKFLLADWGVERFRTVLEQEYLGYALPDGPAAPVPPTPGDHLGVHRQKDGQYYIGFSPVVGRVSGPQLRQVADLAEARGSHRVRLTPHQKLLVLDVPPRRARGLITAMAKIGLAAEPGAWQRRAIACTGIEYCKLAIVETKRTAATAIATLEERLGDLDRLTPLSLHVNGCPNSCARIQTADIGLKGQIITDDAGRQAPGFQVHLGGGLAGEGTAGGGLGRTVRGLKVAADDVAGYVERVVRRFDADHADGETFAQWAHRADEEALR, encoded by the coding sequence ATGTCCGCCACCGCCCACACGCCCTCCCCCCGGGCCGCCGTCCGCCCTCCGCGCGCGGGCCGCTCCAACGGCCAGTGGAAGGTCGACGGCCCCGAGCCGCTCAACGCCAACGAGGTGTTCAAGGCCGAGTCCGACCCGCTCGCGGTGCGCGAGCGCATCGAGCGGGTCTACGCCCGCGAGGGCTTCGACTCGATCCCGAGCGATGACCTGCGCGGCCGGTTGCGCTGGTGGGGCCTGTACACGCAGCGCAAGCCGGGCATCGACGGCGGGCGCACCGCCACACTCGAGCCCCACGAGCTCGAGGACCGCTACTTCATGCTGCGCGTGCGCATCGACGGCGGGGCGCTGACCACGCGGCAGCTGCGGACCATCGCCGGAGTCAGCGAGGACTTCGCACGCGGCACCGCGGACCTCACCGACCGCCAGAACATCCAGCTCCACTGGGTCCGCGTCGAGGACGTCCCCGAGATCTGGCGGCGCCTGGAGGCCGTGGGCCTGTCGACGACGGAGGCGTGCGGTGACGTGCCCCGCGTCATCCTCGGCAGCCCGGTCGCGGGCGTCGCGCGCGACGAGCTCATCGACCCGACGCCCGTCATCGAGGAGATCCAGTCGCGGTTCGTCGGCGACCCGTCGCTGGCGAACCTGCCCCGCAAGTTCAAGTCGGCCATCACCGGCCACCCGAGCCTCGACGTCGTGCACGAGATCAACGACATCGCGTTCGTGGCCGTGCGCCACCCAGACCTGGGCGTCGGCTACGACCTGTGGGTGGGCGGCGCGCTGTCGACGGCGCCGCGCCTGGGCGAGCGGTTGGGCGCGTTCGTCGCACCCGAGCGGGCGGCCGACGTGTGGCACGGGGTCGTGCGGATCTTCCGCGACTACGGCTACCGGCGCCTGCGCAACAAGGCCCGCCTGAAGTTCCTGCTGGCCGACTGGGGCGTCGAGCGCTTCCGCACCGTCTTGGAGCAGGAGTACCTCGGCTACGCGCTGCCCGACGGCCCCGCCGCGCCCGTCCCGCCGACGCCGGGCGACCACCTGGGCGTCCACCGCCAGAAGGACGGTCAGTACTACATCGGGTTCTCGCCCGTGGTCGGTCGTGTGTCGGGGCCGCAGCTGCGGCAGGTCGCCGATCTGGCCGAGGCGCGCGGCTCGCACCGCGTGCGCCTGACGCCGCACCAGAAGCTCCTGGTGCTCGACGTCCCGCCGCGCCGGGCGCGCGGCCTGATCACCGCGATGGCGAAGATCGGCCTGGCCGCCGAGCCCGGGGCGTGGCAGCGCCGCGCCATCGCGTGCACCGGGATCGAGTACTGCAAGCTCGCGATCGTCGAGACCAAGCGCACCGCGGCGACGGCGATCGCCACGCTGGAGGAGCGCTTGGGCGACCTGGACCGCCTGACGCCGCTGTCGCTGCACGTCAACGGCTGCCCCAACTCGTGCGCGCGCATCCAGACGGCCGACATCGGCCTCAAGGGCCAGATCATCACCGACGACGCCGGACGGCAGGCGCCCGGCTTCCAGGTGCACCTGGGCGGCGGCCTCGCGGGTGAGGGCACCGCGGGCGGCGGGCTGGGGCGCACGGTGCGCGGCCTCAAGGTCGCGGCCGACGACGTCGCCGGGTACGTCGAGCGGGTCGTGCGGCGCTTCGACGCGGATCACGCCGACGGCGAGACGTTCGCCCAGTGGGCCCACCGCGCCGACGAGGAGGCGCTGCGGTGA
- a CDS encoding YeiH family protein, which produces MSAQTPATTAEAARTRRPASLDESVVQTESRPGPLYAVIGLVVLLGLAWLARFLSDNVPVWFADTPLHGVASAIEYPVYAIALGLLGNLALSLAGVRDRLAAAFRTELFIKLGLVVLGATINFATIAKAGGPGILQAVLLITLVFGFTWWLGGRLGVDDKLRALLSSAVSICGVSAAISAAGAVQAKKEQLAYAASLVILFALPSIFVLPALVDVLHLTPAVAGAWIGGNIDTTAAVTASAAIAGDDVLQVAAIVKSSQNVLIGVVAFLLTLYFAFKVERKAGAVAPPASELWTRFPKFVLGFVLASLVATLYVSNVGADASAPNIAVLKALSTIFFIIAFVSIGLEFRLSGVREAGWRPLVLFASAAVFNLVVGLALASLLFAHVTV; this is translated from the coding sequence ATGAGCGCTCAGACCCCCGCGACGACGGCCGAGGCCGCCCGGACCCGCCGCCCCGCCTCGCTTGACGAGTCCGTCGTCCAGACCGAGTCCCGTCCGGGCCCGCTCTACGCCGTCATCGGCCTCGTCGTGCTGCTCGGATTGGCCTGGCTGGCCCGATTCCTGTCGGACAACGTGCCGGTCTGGTTCGCCGACACCCCGCTGCACGGCGTCGCCTCGGCGATCGAGTACCCGGTCTACGCCATCGCGCTCGGCCTGCTGGGCAACCTCGCGCTCTCGCTCGCCGGGGTGCGCGACCGGCTCGCCGCGGCGTTCCGCACCGAGTTGTTCATCAAGCTCGGCCTCGTGGTCCTGGGCGCGACGATCAACTTCGCCACCATCGCCAAGGCCGGCGGCCCGGGCATCCTCCAGGCCGTCCTGCTCATCACGCTGGTGTTCGGGTTCACGTGGTGGCTCGGCGGACGCCTGGGCGTCGACGACAAGTTGCGTGCGCTGCTGTCCTCGGCCGTGTCGATCTGCGGCGTCAGCGCCGCCATCAGCGCCGCAGGCGCGGTCCAGGCCAAGAAGGAGCAGCTCGCCTACGCCGCGAGCCTCGTGATCCTGTTCGCGCTGCCGTCGATCTTCGTGCTGCCCGCGCTGGTCGACGTGCTCCACCTCACCCCGGCCGTGGCCGGCGCCTGGATCGGCGGCAACATCGACACGACGGCGGCCGTGACGGCGTCGGCGGCCATCGCGGGCGACGACGTGCTCCAGGTCGCCGCGATCGTCAAGAGCTCGCAGAACGTGCTCATCGGCGTGGTGGCGTTCCTGCTGACCCTGTACTTCGCCTTCAAGGTCGAGCGCAAGGCCGGCGCCGTGGCTCCCCCGGCCTCCGAGCTGTGGACGCGGTTCCCGAAGTTCGTGCTCGGGTTCGTCCTCGCCTCGCTCGTGGCGACGCTGTACGTCAGCAATGTCGGCGCCGACGCCTCGGCCCCCAACATCGCGGTGCTCAAGGCGCTGAGCACGATCTTCTTCATCATCGCGTTCGTCTCGATTGGGCTGGAGTTCCGGCTGTCCGGCGTGCGCGAGGCGGGCTGGCGCCCGCTCGTCCTGTTCGCCTCGGCGGCGGTGTTCAACCTGGTCGTGGGGCTGGCGCTCGCGAGCCTGCTGTTCGCCCACGTGACGGTCTAG
- a CDS encoding DUF456 domain-containing protein — MSALGEVLVGLAILVGLAGTVVQVLPGNVLVLGAILVWAWVTGGAAWWVFAVAAVVVAVAETGQWLWAGRHLRRADVPWSTLAWGGAAGVVGFFVLPVVGLPLFFAGAVFLAELARRRDRAVAWRATVAALRAVGVTILVQLAGGLLAAVAWLVGLLVT, encoded by the coding sequence GTGAGCGCGCTCGGTGAGGTGCTCGTCGGCCTCGCGATCCTCGTGGGCCTGGCGGGGACCGTGGTCCAGGTGCTGCCCGGCAACGTGCTCGTGCTCGGCGCGATCCTCGTGTGGGCCTGGGTGACCGGCGGCGCGGCCTGGTGGGTCTTCGCGGTGGCGGCCGTCGTCGTCGCGGTGGCCGAGACCGGGCAGTGGCTCTGGGCGGGCCGTCACCTGCGCCGGGCCGACGTGCCCTGGTCGACGCTCGCCTGGGGTGGGGCCGCGGGCGTCGTCGGGTTCTTCGTGCTGCCCGTGGTCGGTCTGCCGCTGTTCTTCGCCGGCGCGGTGTTCCTCGCGGAGCTGGCACGACGGCGTGACCGCGCGGTGGCCTGGCGGGCGACCGTCGCGGCGCTGCGCGCGGTCGGGGTCACGATCCTGGTCCAGCTCGCGGGCGGGCTGCTGGCGGCGGTGGCGTGGCTCGTGGGCCTGCTCGTCACGTAG
- a CDS encoding NAD(P)-dependent oxidoreductase: MSKILVVGGTGYAGGAVVRDAASRGHDVTSVSRNAPKDPVPGVAYVTGNVTAPAFLAEAVAGAEVIVSTLSPRGELDGKIGDVDRALADLARRNGARLFVVGGFNSLRPAEGEPTGAEGGQIPAEYRSEALQMHAILNHLKTEPEGLDWVFVSPAEAFGAYVPGEDLGRYRIGGDVALVDENGRSAISGADFARAIVDRIDEADYHRAHISVAY; the protein is encoded by the coding sequence ATGTCGAAGATCCTTGTCGTCGGCGGAACCGGGTACGCCGGCGGCGCCGTCGTCCGTGACGCCGCAAGCCGCGGGCACGACGTCACCTCGGTGAGCCGAAACGCTCCGAAGGACCCCGTGCCCGGGGTGGCGTACGTGACGGGCAACGTCACCGCGCCGGCGTTCCTCGCCGAGGCGGTGGCCGGCGCCGAGGTCATCGTCTCCACGCTGTCACCGCGGGGTGAGCTCGACGGCAAGATCGGCGACGTCGACCGCGCGCTCGCCGACCTGGCGCGGCGAAACGGCGCACGCCTGTTCGTGGTGGGCGGGTTCAACTCGCTGCGTCCGGCCGAGGGCGAGCCGACCGGCGCCGAGGGCGGGCAGATCCCGGCCGAGTACCGCAGCGAGGCCCTGCAGATGCACGCGATCCTCAACCACCTGAAGACCGAGCCCGAGGGCCTGGACTGGGTGTTCGTCTCCCCCGCGGAGGCGTTCGGCGCCTACGTCCCCGGCGAGGACCTCGGCCGCTACCGCATCGGCGGGGACGTCGCCCTGGTCGACGAGAACGGGCGCTCCGCGATCAGCGGGGCCGACTTCGCGCGCGCGATCGTCGACCGCATCGACGAGGCCGACTACCACCGCGCACACATCAGCGTCGCGTACTGA
- the pcrA gene encoding DNA helicase PcrA, with protein sequence MTSLFDHLPLPGFGASASGDISRLPSTAPRWDAWEDGDTAGAPDWVRDAAASADHGARDDERRGPYAHLDPEALLEGLNPQQRAAVVHHGAPLLIVAGAGSGKTRVLTHRIAYLLATGRARAGEILAITFTNKAAAEMRERVAHLVGPAASRMWVSTFHSACVRILRREYKVLGLRSSFSIYDAADSQRLVTLVTRELNLDPKKYPARGLAHRISDLKNELITPDDYAGREDKDPILADVYTRYQARLQQASALDFDDIIMTTVHLLQAFPAVAEHYRRRFRHILVDEYQDTNHAQYVLVRELTGAAPAAPGDATGSPAEEFALEPGELTVVGDADQSIYAFRGATIRNIQEFEQDYPDATTILLEQNYRSTQNILSAANAVISRNLDRKPKRLWTASGAGARIVGYAADDEHQEARFVAEEIDRLGDSDGVRPGDVAVFYRTNAQSRALEEVLVRVGLPYKVVGGTRFYERREIKDAIAYLRALANPDDDVNLRRVLNVPKRGLGDKAESLLAAFAERERVSFGAAIERAEDVPGMSTRTLNPLRGFRDLMAGLRAMVEAGEPPAAILGAVLDRTGYLAELRASDDPQDASRVENLAELHAVATEFSQTDPEGTLVDFLERVSLVADADQIPDEDVADGEAEHAPKADQGVVTLMTLHTAKGLEFPVVFLTGMEDGTFPHMRSLHDDAELAEERRLAYVGLTRARERLYVSRAGMRSAWGMANEMPPSRFLGDIPEELWDWRRRESATQYLRGGGSAWGARGGAQGASWGERRAASSAGSAGSGGSGGSGGSGAGFGPSRLGKPKGAASSPSTGARFGSATPRAETDIPSLAAGDRVTHDAYGLGRVVSVEGVGPNAVAKIDFGSDGTKRLLLRYSPVTKL encoded by the coding sequence ATGACCTCTCTCTTCGATCACTTGCCCCTGCCCGGGTTCGGCGCGTCCGCCTCGGGTGACATCTCGCGCCTGCCGTCGACCGCGCCCCGCTGGGACGCCTGGGAGGACGGCGACACCGCCGGCGCCCCCGACTGGGTGCGTGACGCCGCCGCGTCCGCCGACCACGGCGCGCGGGACGACGAGCGTCGCGGCCCGTACGCGCACCTCGACCCCGAGGCGCTGCTCGAAGGGCTCAACCCGCAGCAGCGCGCCGCCGTCGTCCACCACGGGGCGCCACTGCTCATCGTCGCGGGCGCCGGGTCGGGCAAGACCCGCGTGCTGACGCACCGCATCGCGTACCTGCTCGCGACCGGGCGGGCGCGTGCGGGGGAGATCCTCGCGATCACGTTCACCAACAAGGCCGCCGCCGAGATGCGCGAGCGTGTCGCGCACCTGGTGGGGCCCGCGGCGTCGCGCATGTGGGTCTCGACGTTCCACTCGGCGTGCGTGCGCATCCTGCGGCGCGAGTACAAGGTGCTGGGGCTGCGGTCGAGCTTCTCGATCTACGACGCGGCCGACTCGCAGCGCCTGGTCACGCTGGTGACACGCGAGCTCAACCTGGACCCGAAGAAGTACCCGGCCCGCGGCCTGGCCCATCGGATCAGCGACCTGAAGAACGAGCTGATCACGCCGGACGACTACGCCGGGCGCGAGGACAAGGACCCGATCCTCGCCGACGTCTACACCCGCTACCAGGCCCGCCTCCAGCAGGCCAGCGCGCTCGACTTCGACGACATCATCATGACGACGGTGCATCTGCTCCAGGCGTTCCCCGCCGTCGCCGAGCACTACCGCCGCCGGTTCCGGCACATCCTGGTCGACGAGTACCAGGACACCAACCATGCCCAGTACGTCCTGGTGCGTGAGCTGACGGGCGCCGCGCCGGCAGCGCCCGGGGACGCGACGGGCTCGCCCGCCGAGGAGTTCGCGCTGGAGCCGGGCGAGCTCACCGTCGTCGGCGACGCCGACCAGTCCATCTACGCGTTCCGCGGCGCGACGATCCGCAACATCCAAGAGTTCGAGCAGGACTACCCAGACGCGACCACCATCCTGCTGGAGCAGAACTACCGCTCGACGCAGAACATCCTCAGCGCGGCCAACGCCGTCATCTCGCGCAACCTCGACCGCAAGCCCAAGCGCCTGTGGACGGCGTCGGGCGCGGGCGCGCGCATCGTCGGGTACGCCGCCGACGACGAGCACCAGGAGGCCCGGTTCGTCGCCGAGGAGATCGACCGCCTCGGTGACTCGGACGGCGTGCGCCCGGGCGACGTCGCCGTGTTCTACCGCACCAACGCCCAGTCGCGTGCCCTGGAGGAGGTGCTGGTCCGCGTCGGGCTGCCGTACAAGGTGGTGGGCGGCACACGCTTCTACGAGCGCCGCGAGATCAAGGACGCCATCGCCTACCTGCGGGCGCTGGCCAACCCCGACGACGACGTCAACCTGCGCCGCGTGCTCAACGTCCCCAAGCGCGGGCTGGGCGACAAGGCCGAGTCGCTGCTGGCGGCGTTCGCCGAGCGTGAGCGCGTCTCGTTCGGCGCGGCGATCGAACGGGCCGAGGACGTGCCGGGCATGTCCACGCGCACGCTCAACCCGCTGCGCGGCTTCCGCGACCTCATGGCGGGGCTGCGCGCCATGGTCGAGGCGGGCGAGCCGCCCGCGGCGATCCTCGGCGCGGTGCTCGACCGCACCGGGTACCTGGCCGAGCTGCGCGCGTCCGACGACCCGCAGGACGCCTCCCGCGTCGAGAACCTGGCGGAGCTGCACGCCGTGGCCACCGAGTTCTCGCAGACCGACCCCGAGGGCACGCTCGTCGACTTCCTGGAGCGCGTCTCGCTGGTCGCCGACGCCGACCAGATCCCCGACGAGGACGTGGCCGATGGCGAGGCCGAGCATGCGCCCAAGGCCGACCAGGGCGTCGTCACGCTCATGACGCTGCACACGGCCAAGGGTCTGGAGTTCCCCGTCGTGTTCCTCACGGGCATGGAGGACGGCACGTTCCCGCACATGCGCTCGCTGCACGACGACGCCGAGCTCGCCGAGGAGCGCCGGCTCGCGTACGTCGGGCTCACGCGGGCGCGCGAGCGCCTGTACGTCTCGCGCGCCGGCATGCGCTCGGCGTGGGGCATGGCCAACGAGATGCCGCCCTCGCGGTTCCTCGGCGACATCCCGGAGGAGCTGTGGGACTGGCGCCGCCGCGAGTCCGCGACGCAGTACCTGCGCGGCGGCGGCTCGGCGTGGGGAGCGCGCGGGGGCGCGCAGGGGGCGTCGTGGGGCGAGCGGCGGGCCGCGTCGTCGGCTGGCTCGGCGGGCTCGGGCGGTTCGGGTGGATCGGGCGGTTCGGGCGCGGGCTTCGGGCCGTCGCGTCTGGGCAAGCCCAAGGGCGCCGCGTCCTCGCCGTCGACCGGCGCGCGCTTCGGCAGCGCCACGCCGCGCGCCGAGACGGACATCCCGAGCCTGGCCGCCGGCGACCGCGTGACGCACGACGCCTATGGCCTGGGCCGAGTGGTCTCGGTCGAGGGCGTCGGGCCGAACGCGGTGGCCAAGATCGACTTCGGCTCGGACGGCACCAAGCGGCTGCTGCTGCGCTACTCGCCGGTCACCAAGCTCTGA
- a CDS encoding Clp protease N-terminal domain-containing protein produces MFERFTKDAREAVVDAQVVARSTHSRTIDARHVLVALVEPGAGPACDALDAVGLDAAALARALRDELGGAGLDGEALAAIGVDLDAVRRATDATFGEGSLDGGGLLRRDRKHIPFTADAKKALELALREAIRLGSAGIDGGHLLLGILRGGSPAASALRAALAQAGSDDAALRAAVERRRDAA; encoded by the coding sequence ATGTTCGAGAGGTTCACCAAGGACGCCCGTGAGGCCGTGGTCGACGCCCAGGTCGTCGCACGCTCGACCCACTCGCGCACCATCGACGCACGGCACGTGCTCGTCGCGCTGGTCGAGCCGGGCGCCGGCCCGGCCTGCGACGCGCTCGACGCCGTGGGCCTCGACGCGGCGGCACTCGCCCGCGCGCTGCGAGACGAGCTCGGCGGCGCGGGGCTCGACGGCGAGGCCCTGGCCGCCATCGGCGTCGACCTGGACGCGGTGCGCCGCGCGACCGACGCCACCTTCGGCGAGGGCTCGCTCGACGGCGGCGGACTCCTCCGGCGCGACCGCAAGCACATCCCGTTCACCGCGGACGCGAAGAAGGCGCTCGAGCTGGCGCTGCGCGAGGCGATACGCCTCGGGTCGGCCGGCATCGACGGGGGGCACCTGCTGCTCGGGATCCTGCGCGGCGGCTCGCCCGCCGCCTCGGCGCTGCGCGCCGCCCTCGCCCAGGCCGGCTCCGACGACGCCGCGCTGCGCGCCGCCGTCGAACGCCGCCGCGACGCCGCCTGA
- a CDS encoding RNA polymerase subunit sigma-70 gives MASHQTLAASAASDDPHQGLRAVRSLRELADRLETLQVERARSLGWSWQEIADVLGVSKQAVHKKFGRRV, from the coding sequence ATGGCCAGTCACCAGACGCTCGCAGCCTCGGCCGCGAGCGACGACCCCCACCAGGGCCTGCGCGCCGTGCGCTCGCTGCGCGAGCTCGCCGACCGCCTCGAGACGCTCCAGGTCGAACGCGCCCGGAGCCTCGGGTGGTCATGGCAGGAGATCGCCGACGTGCTCGGCGTGAGCAAGCAGGCCGTCCACAAGAAATTCGGCCGACGGGTCTGA